From the genome of Streptacidiphilus sp. PB12-B1b:
AGCTTCCAGCCCTCGCCCTCGGCGGCGAAGCCCAGGTTCTCCAGCCACATCGGCTCGTACCAGGAGAACGGCACGTACACCTCGGCCACGTCGATCTGCCGGCGCGGGTCCACCACCCCGGCCTGCCGGTAGACGTCGGCGGCGCAGTCCTTCCCGGCCTGCGGGCTGACGTAGTCCTTTCCGGCGAAGATGGTCGGCTCGCTGCGCATGGCGCCGCCGTGCACCCAGGCCGGGGGGTGCGGCGCGCGGGCCGCACCGGCCTCGCCGGTCAGCACCATGGCGCAGGCGCCGTCGGAGGAGGGGCAGGTCTCCGAGTAGCGGATCGGATCCCACAGCATGGGCGCGGAGCGCACCTTCTCCAGCGTCAGGCCGTGCTCGTGCAGGTGCGCGTACGGGTTCCGCAGCGCGTTGCGGCGGTCCTTGAAGGCGACCAGGGAGCCGATGTGGTCGGGGGCCCCGGTGCGGCGCATGTAGGCGCGCACATGGGGCGCGAAGAAGCCGCCCGCCCCGGCCGTGAGCGGCGCCTGGAACGGTACCGGCAGCGACAGCCCCCACATGGCGTTGGACTCCGACTGCTTCTCGAAGGCGACGGTCAGCACCGTGCCGTGGACCCCGGCCGCCACCAGGTTGGCGGCGACCAGCGCCGTCGAGCCGCCCACCGAGCCGGCGGTGTGCACCCGCAGCATGGGCTTGCCGACCGCGCCCAGCGCCTCCGCCAGGTACAGCTCGGGCATCATCACCCCCTCGAAGAAGTCCGGGG
Proteins encoded in this window:
- a CDS encoding thiolase domain-containing protein codes for the protein MSPSLAAGPARRPVAVVGVGQTRHVAARQDVSIAGLVREAAVRALEDAELTWAEVDAVVIGKAPDFFEGVMMPELYLAEALGAVGKPMLRVHTAGSVGGSTALVAANLVAAGVHGTVLTVAFEKQSESNAMWGLSLPVPFQAPLTAGAGGFFAPHVRAYMRRTGAPDHIGSLVAFKDRRNALRNPYAHLHEHGLTLEKVRSAPMLWDPIRYSETCPSSDGACAMVLTGEAGAARAPHPPAWVHGGAMRSEPTIFAGKDYVSPQAGKDCAADVYRQAGVVDPRRQIDVAEVYVPFSWYEPMWLENLGFAAEGEGWKLVESGVTEMDGALPVNPSGGVLSSNPIGASGMIRFAEAALQVRGRAGEHQVQGARLALGHAYGGGAQFFSMWLVGADRPSS